From the genome of Arthrobacter alpinus, one region includes:
- a CDS encoding tryptophan-rich sensory protein yields the protein MRTAYSASLTARILCAGAVLLATLGAFYGSGVLGGTPIADAAGGRLGADSTLLAPGTGAFSIWSFIYTSLLVYAVWQLTSTAGKSQSQRKIRPWAAASAVINALWIGVVQLGLLGLSVLVILLLVAVLIRIFLLMIPGTDSAPERWITGLTFGPYLGWVSVATVANISAWLSSLGVGEGAAWVTPLAVVLVIVAALIAAATVHFSGGRIAAALAMAWGIAWIGVGRRDGGLESVPVSVAAFCAAALVILYALVAAVTYRKKFDRKLEHAS from the coding sequence ATGCGAACTGCATACTCAGCGTCACTGACTGCCCGGATATTGTGTGCCGGGGCGGTCTTGCTGGCAACCCTGGGAGCTTTCTACGGCAGCGGAGTGTTGGGCGGCACCCCCATTGCTGACGCCGCAGGTGGGCGTCTCGGCGCTGACTCAACACTGCTGGCACCGGGCACCGGAGCCTTTTCCATCTGGAGCTTTATCTATACCTCGTTGCTGGTTTACGCGGTATGGCAGCTGACCTCCACAGCCGGCAAAAGCCAATCTCAGCGAAAGATTCGCCCCTGGGCTGCCGCCTCAGCCGTCATTAACGCGCTGTGGATCGGGGTGGTCCAGCTCGGGTTGCTGGGGCTCAGTGTACTGGTAATTTTGCTCTTGGTGGCGGTCCTGATCAGGATATTCCTGCTCATGATCCCCGGCACGGATTCTGCGCCCGAGCGCTGGATTACTGGCCTTACCTTCGGTCCTTACCTGGGCTGGGTCAGTGTTGCCACCGTGGCAAACATTTCCGCATGGTTGTCCTCTCTCGGGGTGGGAGAGGGCGCAGCATGGGTGACCCCGCTGGCGGTAGTCCTGGTAATCGTTGCAGCACTTATTGCCGCCGCTACGGTGCACTTCTCCGGAGGACGCATAGCGGCCGCGCTTGCCATGGCGTGGGGCATTGCGTGGATCGGTGTGGGCCGCCGTGATGGCGGGCTGGAATCTGTGCCAGTGTCGGTAGCGGCCTTCTGCGCCGCCGCCCTGGTGATTCTGTACGCGCTCGTGGCAGCCGTCACGTACCGGAAGAAGTTCGACCGCAAATTGGAGCATGCCTCATGA
- a CDS encoding type 1 glutamine amidotransferase domain-containing protein, giving the protein MANILMIVSAADSLSMRDGSEHPTGYWAEELVVSHKTLLDAGHTVHIATPGGVKPTVDQVSLMDEPAGGKDRADGFRDYIASMDAELTAPLVLAEVSSETYDVVVMPGGHGPMTDLYKDADLGRLLIAANTAGKIIAPFCHGPAALLSAVEADGTFAFDGRRLTVFTNEEELNGGTGPNTPWFVEDALQEKGAIIENAAPWSSNVVRDGNLITGQNPQSSEDVAKEVIKAMQK; this is encoded by the coding sequence ATGGCAAACATACTGATGATCGTTTCCGCCGCCGATTCCCTCTCCATGCGGGACGGCAGCGAACACCCCACCGGATATTGGGCAGAGGAGCTGGTCGTTTCGCACAAGACCCTGCTCGACGCCGGCCACACGGTTCACATCGCAACTCCCGGGGGCGTGAAGCCCACCGTGGACCAAGTGAGCCTGATGGATGAACCTGCAGGGGGCAAGGATAGGGCAGACGGTTTCCGTGATTACATCGCTTCCATGGACGCCGAGCTGACCGCCCCGCTGGTGCTGGCCGAAGTGAGCTCCGAGACCTACGACGTCGTCGTTATGCCCGGCGGGCACGGACCCATGACCGATCTGTACAAAGATGCGGATTTGGGCCGGCTGCTGATCGCCGCCAACACGGCCGGCAAAATAATTGCCCCCTTCTGCCACGGCCCGGCGGCTCTGCTGAGCGCCGTCGAGGCCGATGGCACGTTCGCCTTCGACGGTCGCCGACTGACAGTATTCACCAACGAGGAAGAACTCAACGGCGGAACCGGGCCCAACACTCCCTGGTTCGTCGAGGACGCACTGCAGGAAAAGGGCGCCATCATCGAAAACGCTGCCCCTTGGAGCTCCAATGTGGTCCGCGACGGCAACCTCATCACCGGACAAAACCCACAGTCCAGCGAGGACGTCGCCAAGGAAGTCATCAAGGCCATGCAGAAATAG
- a CDS encoding DUF1295 domain-containing protein, whose product MKQSDRKALVIFPLVLLIGALLAVAGSSGGSFVGAIPTFTLAVAAAITIQWIVFIPSFMKQTEKFYDITGTLTYVSITVMILLVIPKLDARSLLLGALVLAWTLRLGIFLFRRISKAGKDDRFDALKPSFVRFLNVWTIQGLWVTFTAAAAWVAMTSGKSVPLDGFAVLGLVLWVVGFGMEVIADQQKSRFNADPANRGKFISTGLWSFSRHPNYFGEILLWIGVAIIAFPALEGWQNVALISPVFVILLLTKVSGVPLLEKKAESKWGGQADYETYKANTPVLLPKLF is encoded by the coding sequence ATGAAACAGTCCGACCGTAAGGCGCTAGTTATCTTTCCCCTGGTCTTGTTGATCGGGGCACTACTTGCAGTGGCTGGCAGCAGTGGCGGTAGTTTCGTCGGAGCCATCCCCACGTTCACGCTCGCCGTAGCAGCAGCCATCACGATCCAGTGGATAGTCTTCATTCCCTCTTTCATGAAGCAAACCGAAAAGTTTTACGACATCACCGGAACATTGACCTATGTTTCCATCACCGTGATGATCCTGCTGGTAATCCCCAAGCTCGACGCGCGATCCCTGCTTTTGGGTGCCCTGGTTTTGGCGTGGACCTTACGGCTAGGCATCTTCTTGTTCCGGCGTATCAGCAAGGCCGGTAAGGATGATCGCTTTGATGCACTCAAGCCCTCTTTTGTCCGGTTCTTGAATGTCTGGACTATTCAAGGACTGTGGGTCACCTTCACCGCAGCGGCGGCATGGGTTGCCATGACTTCAGGAAAATCGGTACCGCTTGATGGCTTCGCAGTCCTCGGATTGGTCCTGTGGGTGGTGGGATTCGGCATGGAAGTCATCGCTGACCAGCAAAAATCACGCTTCAACGCCGACCCGGCAAATAGGGGCAAATTCATTTCCACAGGCCTGTGGTCCTTCTCCCGCCACCCCAACTATTTTGGCGAGATCCTCTTGTGGATTGGAGTGGCCATCATTGCCTTCCCAGCGCTGGAAGGCTGGCAGAACGTTGCGCTCATCTCACCGGTCTTTGTCATCTTGTTACTGACCAAGGTCAGTGGCGTGCCATTGCTGGAAAAGAAGGCAGAATCCAAGTGGGGCGGACAAGCCGACTACGAGACCTACAAGGCGAACACTCCAGTGCTGCTCCCGAAGCTCTTCTAG
- a CDS encoding aldo/keto reductase, which produces MNHDNSQNLEVSTTIDLKDLGRVHRLGFGAMRIVGDGVWGEPTDRGAAIAVVRRAVELGVDFIDTADSYGPNISEEILAEALHPYKDGLKIATKVGFTRTGPDVWVPVGRAEYLRQQTELSLRKLKVDSLDLLQLHRIDPKVDPEEQFTLLRDLQKEGKVKALGLSQVSVAQLEEAGKYFTVSTVQNRYNLTDRSSEDVLNYAEQNGIGFIPWAPISAGELAQPGGPLDEAAKRLGATTSQVALAWLLRRSPVMMPIPGTGSVKHLEENLGAAAVVLDDDTYAELEAAR; this is translated from the coding sequence ATGAACCATGACAACTCACAGAATCTGGAAGTATCAACCACCATCGATCTGAAGGATCTGGGCAGGGTCCATCGTCTAGGGTTCGGTGCTATGCGCATTGTCGGAGACGGCGTCTGGGGTGAGCCTACGGATCGGGGAGCCGCGATCGCCGTCGTCCGCCGTGCAGTGGAACTCGGGGTCGACTTCATTGACACCGCTGATTCCTATGGACCAAATATTAGCGAGGAGATCCTGGCCGAGGCGTTGCACCCGTACAAGGATGGCCTGAAAATTGCTACCAAGGTAGGGTTTACCCGCACCGGACCGGACGTGTGGGTTCCGGTGGGCCGAGCCGAATACCTCCGCCAGCAGACCGAGCTGAGCCTGCGCAAGCTCAAAGTGGATTCCCTAGATCTGCTCCAGCTGCACAGGATCGATCCCAAGGTGGATCCAGAAGAGCAATTCACTCTCCTGCGTGACCTGCAAAAAGAGGGCAAGGTCAAGGCGCTGGGCCTCTCGCAGGTGAGCGTGGCCCAGCTCGAAGAAGCCGGAAAGTACTTCACCGTCTCCACCGTGCAAAACCGCTACAACCTCACGGACCGCAGCTCCGAGGACGTCCTGAACTATGCCGAGCAGAACGGTATCGGCTTTATCCCTTGGGCGCCGATCTCCGCCGGTGAGCTGGCACAGCCCGGCGGACCACTAGATGAGGCCGCTAAACGGCTCGGTGCCACAACATCTCAGGTCGCCCTGGCATGGCTGTTGCGCCGGTCTCCGGTCATGATGCCAATTCCCGGCACCGGATCCGTGAAACACCTCGAAGAAAATCTGGGCGCCGCCGCCGTCGTACTCGACGACGACACTTACGCCGAACTCGAAGCGGCTCGCTAA
- a CDS encoding MarR family winged helix-turn-helix transcriptional regulator — translation MVGIQGNPPPLPSNVYDFNDADPKSQLIDRSAMSTEDVVHIGALMAALGRLRTAEKQLSDASLKYMKLNQSDMRALHYLIVTANTDAIATPGAIARHLKISTASTTKLLDRLEHAGHITRSAHPSDRRALAITITAKTRQSAMDTVGRQQAKRFHAAARLSAAERDVVIRFLDDMTQEITLTDEAWAQPAASSE, via the coding sequence ATGGTAGGTATCCAGGGCAACCCTCCACCATTGCCGTCCAACGTCTATGACTTCAACGACGCCGACCCGAAGAGTCAACTAATAGACCGCTCGGCGATGTCCACCGAAGACGTGGTGCACATCGGTGCGCTCATGGCTGCGCTGGGCAGGCTGCGCACCGCGGAGAAGCAGCTCTCGGATGCGTCGCTGAAATACATGAAGTTGAACCAGTCGGACATGCGGGCCCTGCACTACTTGATCGTCACGGCCAACACCGACGCAATTGCCACACCCGGAGCCATTGCCCGCCACCTGAAAATTTCGACGGCGTCCACCACCAAGCTGCTGGATAGGCTCGAACACGCAGGTCATATCACTCGCTCTGCCCACCCCAGCGATCGTCGCGCCTTAGCCATTACTATCACGGCCAAGACCCGCCAGTCGGCCATGGATACCGTGGGTCGCCAGCAGGCCAAGCGTTTCCATGCAGCAGCCCGGCTCAGCGCCGCAGAGCGCGATGTGGTCATCCGCTTCCTGGACGACATGACACAAGAAATCACGCTTACGGATGAAGCCTGGGCCCAGCCCGCAGCCTCATCCGAATAG
- a CDS encoding MarR family winged helix-turn-helix transcriptional regulator, whose translation MSESSREPVAGTLRALVALVRESEREMALRLGLNLTDYRALCALSELGPLTSGRLAEELGYTAATTTAITKRLELRRYVTRQRSETDRRLVTLTASPEASQRIMDLTLPLVSVLSEQLQALPPDQISTVVAFLDVTQDLMRTHLQILSTKDAT comes from the coding sequence GTGAGCGAATCATCGCGCGAGCCCGTTGCTGGAACCCTGCGGGCACTGGTTGCTCTGGTCCGGGAAAGTGAGCGGGAGATGGCACTGAGGTTAGGGCTGAATCTCACGGATTACCGGGCCTTGTGTGCCCTATCGGAATTGGGGCCGCTCACCTCCGGGCGGCTGGCCGAGGAATTAGGCTATACCGCCGCCACCACCACAGCCATCACCAAACGCTTGGAATTACGTCGCTATGTGACCCGTCAGCGCAGCGAAACTGATAGGCGCTTGGTGACCTTGACGGCAAGCCCGGAAGCGTCCCAGCGCATCATGGACCTGACCTTGCCTTTGGTATCTGTCCTCTCCGAACAACTCCAAGCCCTCCCTCCGGATCAAATCAGCACGGTTGTTGCTTTTCTTGATGTAACACAAGACCTCATGCGCACACATCTGCAGATACTTTCTACCAAGGACGCCACATGA
- a CDS encoding SOUL family heme-binding protein — protein MTEQQPFQIVRSYDGFEVRRYSEHLLAEVLVEGAFEDAGNLAFRYLFAYINGENQANQKVPMTAPVVQDAAPEKISMTAPVLQQAVEGQGDDCGTPKFRIAFVLPEGFTIESAPWPTNPRVHLRTVPESLAAVIRFNGRWSNVRYQQHLQSLRTALREAGLASIGAPRFARFDPPFKPWWLRHNEIVLDLPESDQDGAGYSSTQS, from the coding sequence ATGACTGAGCAACAGCCTTTCCAAATAGTGCGCAGCTACGATGGTTTCGAGGTACGCCGCTATTCCGAACATCTCCTTGCCGAGGTTCTTGTCGAGGGAGCCTTTGAAGATGCTGGCAACCTCGCATTCCGGTACCTTTTTGCCTATATCAACGGAGAGAACCAGGCAAACCAGAAAGTTCCGATGACCGCCCCGGTGGTGCAGGACGCTGCTCCAGAAAAGATCTCGATGACCGCCCCCGTCCTGCAGCAAGCAGTTGAGGGTCAAGGGGATGACTGCGGGACGCCAAAGTTCCGGATCGCCTTTGTCTTACCGGAAGGGTTCACCATCGAGAGCGCACCTTGGCCCACCAATCCCAGGGTGCACCTAAGGACAGTTCCAGAGAGCCTTGCTGCAGTTATCCGCTTCAACGGGCGCTGGAGTAACGTGCGCTATCAGCAGCATCTCCAATCGCTGAGAACTGCTTTGAGAGAAGCCGGTCTCGCGTCGATTGGCGCACCGCGTTTCGCAAGATTTGATCCGCCATTCAAGCCATGGTGGCTGCGTCACAATGAGATAGTCCTTGACCTTCCAGAGTCCGACCAAGATGGCGCAGGCTACAGCTCCACCCAGAGCTGA
- a CDS encoding FAD-dependent oxidoreductase → MTSRSGKPPQRVGGRVDTEQIDGLRCDRGFQLINPCYPDARRALDLNNLDLHASGRGVAVRNERGVQVLADPFPPSLIHQRAVRRYRENHRRSCTATLARRCPRRVADTAPNHRGRWFLGSSAQSHQAVLL, encoded by the coding sequence ATGACGTCACGATCCGGGAAGCCTCCGCAAAGGGTTGGTGGCCGCGTCGACACGGAGCAGATTGACGGCCTTCGGTGCGACCGGGGATTTCAGCTGATTAATCCCTGCTACCCGGACGCTCGGCGGGCACTTGATTTGAATAATCTTGATCTACATGCGTCGGGACGCGGTGTCGCGGTTCGGAATGAGCGTGGCGTTCAGGTATTGGCGGATCCTTTTCCGCCATCCCTCATACATCAGAGGGCTGTTCGGCGGTACCGTGAAAATCACCGGCGTTCCTGCACTGCTACGCTGGCACGGCGTTGCCCGCGCCGAGTCGCTGACACTGCACCAAATCATCGAGGGCGCTGGTTTCTAGGGTCCTCTGCGCAAAGTCATCAAGCAGTTCTCCTCTAG
- a CDS encoding DUF2177 family protein has protein sequence MTSRSKSWLLHYVLAAVIFALIDVVWILSVALPQYQRNIPDLMAAKPQLAGAGFFYLIFVAGIVHYGVRPLELKAPLRQRVGAGALFGFFSYTTWAMTAFSILKDFPLSVAITDILWGTGASAVVVWLTLIVSTALRKNRKQEPLL, from the coding sequence ATGACGTCGCGCAGCAAATCCTGGCTCCTGCACTATGTTCTAGCGGCAGTGATCTTCGCACTCATCGATGTGGTGTGGATTCTTTCGGTTGCACTGCCGCAGTACCAGCGGAACATCCCGGACCTGATGGCAGCGAAGCCTCAACTGGCCGGAGCTGGATTCTTTTACTTGATCTTCGTGGCAGGAATAGTGCACTACGGCGTCCGTCCACTCGAGCTGAAAGCCCCCCTGCGCCAACGCGTGGGCGCAGGAGCGCTCTTTGGTTTCTTCAGCTACACCACCTGGGCCATGACAGCATTTTCAATCCTGAAAGACTTTCCACTCAGTGTTGCAATCACCGATATCCTCTGGGGCACCGGCGCCTCCGCCGTGGTGGTCTGGCTAACGCTCATAGTGTCTACGGCGCTGCGAAAAAACCGCAAGCAAGAACCCCTGCTGTAA
- a CDS encoding AMP-dependent synthetase/ligase, translating into MKEITTPALSGACDYPNATELLMRRFHNAPDHIAFEVRASRSSITDPWRKVSTHEFVTEVRALAKGLMAAGLEPGETLAIMSPTRYEWALMDMAAWFASAVVVPIYETSALNQVSAILQDASVRFAVAGTAEQAQLLEEGFTQSGVSDWQLWSMDPGTGPTLTDLTHGGAHITLEALEARRLMASLDSVATIVYTSGTTAAPKGALITHGNFVGQVLSVAGAYTEVVKESGNTIIFLPMAHVLARGLQLICLANGMRIAHLSDTTEIVPALGVLKPTFLVVVPRVLQKIQGSAAAAASKKNLGGVWALAQATAVDWGLLAQERESDPGRKAGLSLRVRHALFDLLFYARIRKLVGGRLEYLLSGAAALDAELSLFFRGLGLPVIEGYGLTETTAPLTGNLPHSIKAGSVGVPMPGTTIRISENGEVLARGVGVFAGYNNPADNTHAFQDGFFCTGDTGVLDEQGRLTLTGRIKDVIITAGGKTISPTIWEGYVESDPLIAHAVMVGEGKPFLGGLVLLDSGSVSEWAQSKGFTDLQSLRTPDDGGCVEIDDARLRKVINKVVSAANSKIARSEQVRKIVLLVADLSEANGLVTPTMKLKRNIFTDRSLIFIDKIYAETRSQG; encoded by the coding sequence ATGAAAGAGATCACCACACCAGCTTTGTCCGGCGCCTGCGATTATCCCAATGCAACTGAACTGCTCATGCGGCGGTTCCACAACGCGCCAGATCACATCGCCTTTGAGGTTCGTGCCAGCCGTAGTTCCATCACAGATCCGTGGCGGAAGGTAAGCACCCATGAATTTGTCACCGAGGTCCGGGCCTTGGCTAAGGGATTGATGGCCGCTGGGTTGGAGCCCGGGGAAACCTTAGCCATCATGTCCCCCACCCGGTATGAGTGGGCACTGATGGATATGGCCGCTTGGTTTGCTTCTGCCGTGGTGGTACCCATTTATGAGACATCAGCACTTAACCAGGTTTCGGCTATCCTTCAAGACGCCTCCGTGCGTTTTGCCGTTGCAGGCACTGCCGAACAAGCCCAATTATTGGAGGAAGGATTTACGCAGTCTGGCGTGTCCGACTGGCAACTCTGGTCCATGGACCCTGGTACGGGGCCAACCCTGACAGATCTGACCCATGGTGGCGCGCATATCACCTTAGAAGCCCTGGAAGCCCGGCGCCTGATGGCCAGCCTAGATTCTGTGGCCACCATTGTATACACCTCCGGAACCACCGCCGCCCCCAAGGGCGCACTCATCACACACGGAAATTTTGTGGGCCAGGTGCTCAGTGTTGCAGGCGCTTACACCGAGGTGGTCAAGGAATCCGGGAACACCATCATTTTTCTCCCCATGGCGCATGTGCTGGCCCGCGGCCTGCAACTCATTTGCCTGGCCAACGGAATGCGCATTGCCCATCTCAGCGACACCACAGAAATAGTGCCGGCACTGGGGGTTCTGAAGCCGACATTTTTAGTTGTGGTGCCACGCGTACTGCAAAAGATCCAAGGCTCCGCTGCCGCTGCCGCCTCGAAGAAAAACCTTGGGGGCGTGTGGGCTCTGGCGCAGGCAACCGCCGTGGACTGGGGGCTTCTGGCGCAGGAGCGCGAGAGCGATCCCGGCCGCAAAGCTGGGCTCTCTCTCCGGGTCCGGCATGCACTCTTTGACCTTTTGTTCTACGCCCGCATCCGCAAGCTCGTGGGCGGGCGCCTAGAGTACCTTCTCTCCGGAGCAGCCGCGTTGGATGCCGAACTTTCACTGTTCTTCCGGGGGCTGGGCTTGCCTGTCATCGAGGGTTACGGACTGACAGAGACCACAGCACCGTTGACGGGAAACCTGCCGCACTCCATCAAGGCCGGATCCGTTGGCGTGCCAATGCCGGGAACCACCATACGCATCTCTGAAAACGGCGAGGTGCTGGCCCGTGGCGTGGGCGTTTTTGCCGGATACAACAACCCCGCCGATAACACGCACGCGTTCCAGGATGGTTTCTTTTGCACCGGCGATACCGGCGTCCTCGATGAGCAAGGACGACTCACACTCACCGGCCGCATCAAGGACGTCATTATCACCGCCGGAGGAAAGACCATATCGCCCACTATCTGGGAAGGCTATGTGGAAAGTGACCCCCTGATAGCGCACGCGGTCATGGTAGGCGAGGGCAAACCTTTTCTGGGCGGACTAGTTCTCTTGGATTCCGGCTCTGTCTCGGAGTGGGCGCAAAGCAAGGGTTTCACTGATCTCCAAAGCCTCAGAACCCCCGACGACGGCGGGTGCGTGGAAATCGACGACGCTCGCCTTCGCAAAGTCATCAACAAAGTGGTGAGTGCGGCCAACTCCAAGATTGCTCGCTCGGAACAGGTGCGCAAGATCGTGTTGCTAGTCGCCGACCTCAGTGAAGCCAACGGGCTAGTGACCCCCACCATGAAGCTCAAACGAAACATCTTTACCGACCGGTCACTGATTTTCATTGACAAAATTTACGCAGAGACAAGGTCCCAAGGATGA
- a CDS encoding SDR family oxidoreductase: protein MSVIAVTGATGYIGGRLVPVLLEQGHEVRVLTRRKKALRDVPWSMDVHIVVGDLADPEAAKELCSGAEVLYYLAHSMGGTKDFGPVEERCAQVLAAAAKAAGLQRLIYLSGLHPDGELSMHLTSRVKVGEILESSTVPTLTLQAGLIIGSGSASFEMVRHLTDVLPVMPAPRWVLNQVQPIAIRDALHYLSEAAGLPPEVSGRFDIGGPRAHSYAELMRLYADAAGIRRPTILPLPVLTPWLAAQWVNLVTPIPRSLAVPLVESLQHDCVMRNHDIDTVIARPTKGLTGYLRAVELALAKMSDDTVETTWVTAHALESPADPLPSDPQWAGHTVFTDVRERDTKARPESVFKVIQGIGGETGYYSLPGAWALRGLVDKLVGGVGLRRGRRSRENLALGDAVDWWRVEEIVPGQLLRLQAEMRAPGRAWLEFSVAPTDSGSRYTQRAVFFPHGIAGRLYWLAILPFHGRIFSSMSKRITNAAEDLDHEPQSQ, encoded by the coding sequence ATGAGTGTCATCGCCGTCACCGGAGCAACTGGATACATCGGCGGACGCCTTGTCCCCGTCCTCTTGGAACAAGGTCACGAGGTGCGGGTTCTTACCCGGCGAAAAAAGGCCTTGCGTGATGTGCCGTGGAGCATGGACGTCCATATTGTCGTCGGAGACCTGGCAGATCCAGAGGCTGCTAAGGAACTTTGCTCAGGTGCGGAAGTTCTCTACTATTTGGCGCATTCGATGGGTGGCACCAAAGACTTCGGGCCGGTCGAGGAGCGGTGTGCGCAAGTGCTGGCGGCTGCTGCCAAGGCCGCGGGACTGCAGCGCCTGATTTATTTGTCGGGACTGCATCCCGACGGGGAGCTGAGCATGCACCTTACTTCCAGGGTCAAGGTCGGTGAGATCCTTGAATCCAGCACCGTCCCCACCCTGACGTTGCAGGCTGGCTTGATCATTGGCTCCGGTTCGGCCAGTTTTGAAATGGTCCGCCACCTTACAGATGTCTTGCCGGTGATGCCGGCCCCCCGTTGGGTCTTAAACCAAGTGCAGCCCATCGCCATACGCGATGCCCTCCACTACCTCAGTGAGGCCGCAGGGCTGCCGCCGGAGGTTTCCGGCCGCTTCGACATTGGCGGCCCGCGGGCTCACAGCTATGCAGAACTGATGCGGCTCTACGCCGATGCTGCAGGAATTCGCCGGCCAACTATCCTGCCCCTTCCGGTGTTGACGCCCTGGCTGGCCGCCCAGTGGGTTAACCTGGTCACCCCCATTCCGCGGTCCTTGGCGGTACCCCTGGTCGAATCCCTCCAACACGATTGCGTGATGCGCAACCATGACATAGACACAGTGATAGCCCGTCCGACCAAGGGGCTAACAGGATACCTGCGTGCGGTGGAACTGGCACTGGCTAAGATGAGCGACGACACGGTGGAAACCACCTGGGTGACAGCACACGCGCTGGAATCACCGGCAGATCCACTGCCCTCGGACCCCCAATGGGCTGGACACACCGTCTTCACCGATGTGCGTGAACGGGACACCAAAGCCCGCCCCGAGAGTGTCTTCAAGGTCATTCAAGGAATTGGTGGGGAGACCGGCTACTACTCATTGCCGGGTGCCTGGGCGCTTCGTGGCCTCGTGGACAAGCTCGTGGGCGGGGTAGGGCTGCGCCGTGGCCGGCGCAGCCGGGAAAACTTGGCTCTAGGAGACGCCGTCGACTGGTGGAGGGTTGAGGAAATAGTGCCCGGCCAACTGCTGCGGCTGCAAGCAGAAATGCGCGCCCCAGGCCGTGCTTGGCTCGAGTTTTCCGTGGCCCCCACCGATTCGGGAAGCCGCTACACCCAGCGCGCCGTCTTCTTCCCCCACGGCATTGCTGGCCGCCTCTACTGGCTGGCGATCCTGCCATTTCACGGCCGGATCTTCTCCTCCATGTCCAAACGCATCACCAACGCAGCCGAGGACCTCGATCACGAGCCCCAAAGCCAATAA